One window from the genome of [Mycobacterium] stephanolepidis encodes:
- a CDS encoding TetR family transcriptional regulator — protein sequence MAAAKAEFTEHGFAGARLNRIATNANASKERLYSYFESKEQLFEAVVAQWINDAPYKVPLRAEDVPGYVAGLFDNIVADPQGARLQRWIELEAPDGMFDNHVLRRIFHAKLDEVRRGQRSGLIDPTWDPTCLLMMLIDIAYSMAASGFGIDRIVGEPLGDEVLADRRAAAAEAARRLVAG from the coding sequence ATGGCGGCGGCCAAGGCCGAATTCACCGAGCACGGCTTCGCCGGTGCGCGACTCAACCGAATTGCCACCAATGCGAACGCAAGTAAGGAACGGCTGTACAGCTACTTTGAGAGCAAGGAACAGCTGTTTGAAGCCGTTGTGGCGCAATGGATCAATGATGCGCCATACAAGGTGCCGCTGCGCGCCGAGGACGTGCCGGGCTACGTCGCGGGCCTCTTCGACAACATCGTCGCCGACCCCCAGGGCGCACGGTTGCAGCGCTGGATCGAGCTGGAAGCCCCCGACGGGATGTTCGACAACCACGTACTGCGCCGCATCTTCCACGCGAAACTCGACGAGGTACGTCGGGGGCAGCGGTCCGGGCTCATCGATCCGACCTGGGACCCCACCTGTCTGCTCATGATGCTGATCGATATCGCCTACTCGATGGCGGCTAGTGGATTCGGTATCGACCGGATTGTCGGCGAACCGCTCGGTGACGAGGTGCTCGCGGACCGCCGCGCTGCGGCCGCCGAGGCGGCACGCCGGTTGGTGGCCGGTTAA
- a CDS encoding ABC transporter substrate-binding protein, with product MLTRRGFLAAGATLAAGAALAACTKDSAPTSERNGVAVIKHAFGTTEVKTPPKRIVSAGYTEHDYLLALGIVPIAVTEWYGGFPYATWPWATDRLGTATPEVLTLTDGLMVDKIASLKPDLILATDAGLDQDTYNKLSGIAPTIAQSGRYAFFEPWKDQAKAIGQSVFKPSEMDAVVQAVDSRFASATSAHPSFKDKKVIYLQGELLDGQAIAYRSGPRTGFLSSLGLVIPAELESYGKADQLAHLPADQLAGVLGQADVLLWGTESDEQSTALQADPVITKLGSSLLNRSIFAGKELAGAINFSSPLSLTYVVDNLVPQLARVLG from the coding sequence ATATTGACCCGCCGCGGGTTTCTCGCTGCCGGTGCCACGCTCGCCGCGGGCGCCGCGCTGGCCGCCTGCACCAAGGACTCTGCCCCCACCTCTGAGCGCAACGGCGTCGCCGTCATCAAGCACGCGTTCGGTACCACCGAGGTCAAGACCCCGCCAAAACGCATCGTCAGCGCCGGGTACACCGAACACGACTATCTGCTGGCGCTGGGCATCGTCCCTATCGCGGTCACCGAGTGGTACGGCGGCTTCCCCTACGCGACGTGGCCGTGGGCCACCGATCGTCTCGGCACCGCCACACCCGAGGTGCTCACCCTCACCGACGGGCTGATGGTCGACAAGATCGCATCCCTGAAACCCGACCTCATCCTGGCCACCGACGCCGGGCTGGACCAGGACACCTATAACAAGTTGTCTGGTATCGCGCCGACTATCGCGCAGTCGGGCAGGTACGCGTTCTTCGAGCCGTGGAAGGACCAGGCCAAGGCCATCGGGCAGTCCGTGTTCAAGCCGTCGGAGATGGACGCCGTGGTGCAGGCCGTCGACAGCAGATTCGCTTCGGCCACATCCGCACACCCCAGCTTCAAAGACAAGAAGGTCATCTACCTCCAGGGCGAACTACTCGACGGACAGGCCATCGCATACCGATCCGGACCGCGCACCGGATTCCTCAGCTCTCTCGGGTTGGTCATTCCCGCCGAGTTGGAGAGCTACGGCAAGGCCGACCAGCTCGCACATCTTCCGGCGGATCAGCTTGCCGGCGTGCTCGGGCAGGCCGATGTGCTGCTGTGGGGTACCGAGTCCGATGAGCAGAGCACCGCACTGCAGGCCGACCCGGTGATCACCAAGCTGGGCTCCTCGCTGCTGAACCGCAGCATCTTCGCCGGCAAGGAGTTGGCCGGCGCCATCAACTTCAGCTCGCCGCTGAGTCTGACGTACGTGGTGGACAACCTGGTCCCCCAGCTGGCCCGAGTACTGGGGTGA
- a CDS encoding queuosine precursor transporter, whose protein sequence is MATSEVETSPQDHVVFAQVGRSYYPLLSAVFVGVVLISNVAATKAIGFGPVVGDWSLITDGAFVLFPLSYVIGDVLSEVYGYRATNRVILLGFAMELLACMVLWTAKILPPADFYPNQEAFSTIVTSITTLMVAGLAGYLVGQTLNALVVVRMKKRSKERHLWARLVGSTVIGEFADSLVFCSIAATALGIHTFGQLATYTALGWIFKSVVEIVMLPITYRVIAYIKKHEPTYTQAG, encoded by the coding sequence ATGGCGACAAGCGAGGTCGAGACAAGCCCCCAGGATCATGTGGTCTTCGCCCAGGTAGGCCGCAGCTACTATCCACTGCTGTCAGCAGTCTTTGTCGGCGTAGTACTTATCTCGAACGTGGCTGCCACCAAGGCAATTGGCTTTGGCCCTGTAGTCGGCGATTGGTCGCTGATCACCGACGGGGCGTTTGTGCTGTTCCCCTTGAGCTATGTGATCGGCGATGTGCTCAGTGAGGTCTACGGGTATCGCGCCACCAACCGGGTGATCTTGCTCGGGTTCGCGATGGAGCTCCTGGCGTGCATGGTGTTGTGGACGGCCAAGATCCTGCCGCCCGCCGACTTCTATCCCAACCAAGAGGCCTTTTCCACCATCGTCACCAGCATCACCACACTCATGGTGGCAGGACTCGCGGGATACCTTGTCGGACAAACACTTAACGCGCTCGTGGTGGTGCGAATGAAGAAGCGCTCCAAGGAGCGTCACCTGTGGGCGCGACTGGTGGGTTCGACGGTCATCGGTGAGTTCGCCGATTCACTGGTGTTCTGTTCCATTGCGGCCACCGCACTCGGCATTCACACCTTCGGTCAGTTGGCGACGTACACGGCCCTGGGCTGGATCTTCAAGTCCGTGGTGGAGATCGTGATGCTGCCGATCACTTATCGGGTGATCGCCTACATCAAGAAGCACGAGCCGACTTATACACAGGCCGGATAA
- a CDS encoding 5-oxoprolinase subunit B family protein: MSTATDLKVRDHGDRALLLECTSVQEVLAWTSALNADPIDGVTDIVPASRTVLLKLDSPADQAIVRHRLTQRTAPSGAAEGTESPPVTIPVRYDGLDLEEVAEHTGLGVDGVIAAHTGTVWTVGFCGFSPGFAYLVGGDTRLAIPRRADPRTKVPAGAVALAGEFSGIYPRESPGGWQLIGSTDAVIWDLDRNPPALLTPGTRVRFHVHTQGTIA, encoded by the coding sequence ATGAGTACCGCAACGGATTTGAAGGTGCGGGATCACGGGGATCGGGCGTTGTTGCTCGAGTGCACATCCGTGCAGGAAGTGCTGGCGTGGACGTCGGCGCTGAATGCCGACCCTATCGACGGCGTCACCGATATCGTTCCCGCGTCCCGCACCGTACTTCTCAAGCTCGACAGCCCTGCCGACCAGGCCATAGTGCGCCACCGGCTGACACAACGCACGGCACCGTCGGGTGCGGCGGAGGGCACCGAATCGCCGCCGGTAACCATCCCGGTGCGGTACGACGGTCTCGATCTTGAAGAGGTTGCCGAGCATACGGGCCTCGGTGTCGATGGTGTCATCGCGGCACACACCGGGACGGTGTGGACCGTCGGATTCTGCGGATTCTCACCAGGATTCGCGTACCTCGTGGGCGGGGACACACGTCTGGCCATCCCCCGTCGCGCCGACCCGCGCACCAAAGTACCTGCCGGTGCCGTCGCACTCGCCGGCGAGTTCAGCGGGATTTACCCGCGTGAATCTCCCGGCGGCTGGCAACTGATCGGCAGCACCGACGCCGTCATCTGGGACCTCGACCGCAACCCGCCTGCGCTACTCACGCCCGGCACCCGCGTCCGGTTCCACGTGCACACCCAAGGGACGATCGCATGA
- a CDS encoding 5-oxoprolinase subunit C family protein translates to MRPTLEVMRTGPLALIQDLGRVGKAAMGVGRSGAADRKSHSLANRLVANPDHLATIEVTLGGMSFRISGGDAVVAVTGADTDPSVNGIPFGTNSITQVQDGDVVSLGAPLSGLRSYVAVRGGVSVAPVMGSRSFDILSGIGPKPLQAGDRLPVGPRSPSFPEIEQAPVATISDDIVELKVVPGPRDDWFVDPDELTHGSWIVSDRSDRVGTRLIGKPLELRDPARQLPSEGVIRGAIQVPPGGQPVILGPDHPVTGGYPVIGVITDQDVDLAAQVRPGQTVRFRWSRPRLS, encoded by the coding sequence ATGAGACCCACCCTCGAGGTAATGCGCACCGGCCCTCTCGCCCTCATCCAGGACCTCGGTCGCGTCGGCAAGGCGGCCATGGGTGTCGGACGCTCCGGGGCAGCCGATCGCAAATCACATTCGCTGGCCAACCGGTTGGTGGCCAACCCCGACCACTTGGCGACCATCGAGGTGACACTGGGCGGCATGTCATTTCGGATCTCCGGCGGTGATGCGGTGGTGGCCGTTACCGGTGCCGACACGGATCCGTCCGTCAATGGAATTCCCTTTGGCACCAACAGCATTACCCAAGTTCAAGACGGCGATGTGGTGTCACTCGGCGCACCGCTCAGTGGCCTGCGCAGCTACGTCGCCGTGCGCGGTGGAGTCAGCGTGGCGCCGGTGATGGGCTCGCGCAGCTTCGACATCCTGTCTGGCATAGGCCCCAAGCCGCTCCAGGCCGGGGACAGGCTGCCCGTCGGACCACGGTCCCCTTCCTTCCCGGAGATCGAGCAAGCACCGGTGGCCACCATTTCCGATGACATCGTCGAGCTCAAGGTGGTGCCCGGTCCGCGTGACGACTGGTTCGTCGATCCCGATGAGCTGACACACGGAAGCTGGATCGTCTCCGATCGCAGCGATCGGGTGGGCACCCGGCTCATCGGTAAGCCCCTGGAACTACGCGACCCCGCCAGGCAGCTGCCGAGCGAGGGCGTGATCCGCGGTGCAATCCAGGTGCCACCGGGCGGCCAGCCCGTTATCCTGGGCCCTGACCATCCGGTGACCGGAGGCTATCCGGTCATCGGGGTGATCACCGATCAGGATGTGGATCTGGCCGCCCAGGTGCGGCCAGGACAAACCGTTCGGTTCCGCTGGTCAAGACCGCGCCTCAGCTAG
- a CDS encoding GNAT family N-acetyltransferase — MPTVPVIRTHTARLIHTADLDSETRYAARELLVEAFEGEFTEEDWEHCLGGMHALIWYHGTLIAHAAVIQRRLLHQGRALRTGYVEGVAVDSDWRGHGLGCAIMDAAEQVLRGAYELGALSADDEVAPFYRARGWVPWLGSTPAMTADGIVPAEDEGVHVLPMSSGVDPSGSLTCDWRGGDAW; from the coding sequence ATGCCGACCGTTCCCGTCATCCGGACCCACACCGCGCGACTCATCCACACCGCCGACCTGGATAGCGAAACACGCTACGCCGCACGGGAATTACTGGTCGAAGCGTTTGAGGGCGAGTTCACCGAGGAAGACTGGGAACACTGCCTGGGCGGTATGCATGCCCTGATCTGGTACCACGGCACACTTATCGCCCACGCCGCGGTGATCCAGCGCCGACTGCTCCATCAAGGGCGGGCACTACGCACTGGGTACGTGGAAGGCGTTGCGGTAGATAGTGATTGGCGCGGCCACGGGCTCGGGTGCGCCATCATGGACGCGGCCGAACAGGTCTTGCGTGGCGCCTACGAGCTGGGCGCGTTGAGCGCCGACGACGAGGTCGCACCGTTCTATCGGGCCCGCGGCTGGGTCCCCTGGCTCGGATCCACTCCCGCTATGACAGCAGACGGCATTGTGCCCGCCGAGGATGAGGGCGTGCACGTACTGCCGATGAGTTCCGGGGTTGACCCCTCCGGCTCGCTGACCTGCGATTGGCGCGGCGGCGACGCCTGGTGA
- a CDS encoding VC0807 family protein — MSLSTEQSETESGISPRQLLIEGLLNVGPALCAYFGLRLAGFSELHALMAATAVSAARALVKMAWKRTLDPVSLLVVPIFGVSLIMAWLTRDPRLSQVTNEVPGMLLATYFLVSALIGKPLTELLVTKLWPGGVEKLAEEQGWTDEDQRSYHRLHVLVSFWCGIFSLLFCALMVVIIYSFSVDVVQAVNPVVSMLTTGGLIVGVVVAIRMYLRRKERALSGR; from the coding sequence GTGTCCCTGTCCACCGAGCAGTCCGAGACCGAGAGCGGGATCTCGCCCCGTCAGCTCTTGATCGAGGGGCTGCTCAATGTCGGGCCCGCGCTATGCGCCTACTTCGGACTGCGTCTGGCCGGCTTCTCGGAGCTGCACGCGCTGATGGCCGCGACCGCGGTATCAGCCGCTCGGGCGTTGGTGAAGATGGCGTGGAAGCGGACCCTGGATCCGGTCTCACTGCTGGTGGTGCCCATCTTTGGAGTCAGTCTCATCATGGCGTGGCTCACCCGCGACCCACGCCTGTCGCAAGTCACCAACGAGGTGCCTGGCATGTTGCTGGCCACCTATTTTCTGGTGAGCGCGCTCATCGGTAAACCATTGACGGAGCTGCTGGTCACCAAACTGTGGCCCGGCGGCGTGGAGAAACTGGCCGAGGAACAGGGCTGGACCGATGAGGACCAACGCTCGTACCACCGGCTGCATGTGCTCGTCAGCTTCTGGTGCGGGATCTTCAGCCTGCTGTTCTGTGCCCTGATGGTGGTGATCATCTACAGCTTCTCCGTCGACGTGGTCCAGGCGGTGAACCCCGTGGTGTCGATGCTCACCACTGGGGGACTGATCGTGGGCGTTGTCGTCGCGATCCGGATGTACCTGCGCCGTAAGGAACGCGCCCTCTCTGGCCGGTAG
- a CDS encoding VC0807 family protein yields the protein MPEQTGETQKSSAREVLRQVLVSVGPSLGTYYALRACGQPEIHALIAATVVSGIQVLVKVIKNRKFDVLSGFLMFNFGLSLVIALVTSDARMAQVSNTIPGILLSLFFIGSALTGKPLTELMIAKARPGRIEEIAAEHHWTPENFRSYHRMHVHVSLWCGVISLALSAISIVIIYSFSVDIAQAVNQIFSLVTTMGLIIGIIVVIRRYLQRMTYDSPAA from the coding sequence GTGCCCGAGCAGACTGGCGAAACCCAGAAGTCTTCCGCGCGTGAGGTGTTGCGACAGGTCCTGGTCAGTGTCGGACCGTCGTTGGGCACCTACTACGCCCTGCGTGCCTGTGGCCAGCCCGAGATTCACGCGTTGATCGCTGCCACGGTGGTTTCCGGGATTCAGGTGTTGGTCAAGGTGATCAAGAACCGCAAGTTCGACGTCTTGTCTGGCTTCCTGATGTTCAACTTCGGGCTGAGTCTGGTCATCGCGCTCGTCACCTCTGATGCACGTATGGCCCAGGTATCCAACACGATTCCCGGGATTCTGCTCTCGCTGTTCTTCATCGGAAGTGCGCTGACCGGCAAGCCGCTCACCGAGCTGATGATCGCGAAGGCTCGGCCTGGACGAATCGAAGAGATTGCAGCCGAACATCATTGGACCCCGGAGAACTTCCGTTCGTATCACCGGATGCATGTCCACGTGAGTTTGTGGTGCGGTGTCATCAGTCTGGCGCTCTCCGCAATATCGATCGTCATCATCTACAGCTTCTCGGTTGATATCGCCCAGGCGGTCAACCAAATCTTCTCCCTGGTGACCACAATGGGGCTGATCATCGGCATCATTGTGGTTATCCGGCGCTACCTCCAGCGCATGACGTACGACTCGCCCGCGGCCTGA
- a CDS encoding Hsp20/alpha crystallin family protein codes for MSNLVWTRRSPFAEFDALARQSFGPATSWPTPGFVPSAEVVKDGDDALVRLDLPGIDVEQDVTVEVERGKLVVSGERRDARAEQTEGRVLREVRYGKFRRIFTLPSHVTGESISASYDAGVLTVKVVGAYANAEAQKIEITK; via the coding sequence ATGAGCAATCTGGTTTGGACACGCCGCAGCCCGTTCGCCGAGTTCGACGCGCTGGCGCGTCAGTCCTTCGGCCCGGCCACCAGCTGGCCCACCCCCGGTTTCGTTCCGTCCGCCGAGGTGGTCAAGGACGGCGATGATGCTCTGGTCCGTCTGGACCTGCCCGGCATCGACGTCGAGCAGGACGTCACGGTCGAGGTGGAACGCGGCAAGTTGGTGGTATCCGGTGAGCGCCGTGACGCACGCGCCGAACAGACGGAAGGGCGCGTACTGCGCGAGGTCCGCTACGGCAAGTTCCGGCGGATCTTCACATTGCCCTCCCACGTGACGGGCGAGTCGATCTCGGCGAGCTACGACGCAGGCGTCCTGACCGTGAAGGTCGTCGGCGCCTACGCGAACGCCGAGGCGCAGAAGATCGAGATCACCAAGTAA
- a CDS encoding acyl-ACP desaturase, translated as MSRELTDLEMLSELEPVAEANLNRHLSVATEWHPHDYVPWERGRNFAQMGGDDWDPEQSQLSEVAKAAMITNLLTEDNLPSYHRQAAQYFGLDGAWGTWVGRWTAEENRHGIVIRDYLVVTRGVDPVALERARMEHMTAGFNPTDEEESVHKTDFLLSVAYTTLQELATRVSHRNTGKVCDDPVADRMLQRVAADENLHMIFYRNMCSAAIDLVPDQALEAIAAVIENFRMPGQGMPNFRRNGVLMAKHGIYDPRQHLEEVVTPNLRKWQIFDRSDFSAKGEQRREQLAAYVEDLKRQVVKFEEQRDRMLAREAKKREARAG; from the coding sequence ATGTCAAGAGAGTTGACCGACCTTGAGATGCTCAGCGAGTTGGAACCCGTTGCTGAAGCCAATCTCAACCGACATTTGTCGGTGGCTACGGAATGGCATCCGCACGACTATGTTCCCTGGGAGCGCGGCCGTAATTTTGCGCAAATGGGCGGCGACGACTGGGACCCGGAGCAGTCGCAGCTGAGCGAGGTTGCCAAGGCGGCGATGATCACCAACCTGCTCACCGAGGACAACCTGCCGTCCTATCACCGTCAAGCGGCTCAGTACTTCGGCCTCGATGGTGCGTGGGGAACCTGGGTGGGCCGTTGGACCGCCGAGGAGAACCGGCACGGCATCGTCATTCGCGACTACCTGGTTGTGACGCGAGGTGTAGATCCGGTGGCGTTGGAGCGAGCGCGCATGGAGCACATGACTGCCGGCTTCAACCCCACCGACGAGGAAGAGTCGGTACACAAAACCGACTTCCTGCTCTCGGTCGCGTACACCACCTTGCAGGAATTGGCGACCCGCGTCAGCCACCGCAACACCGGCAAGGTGTGCGACGACCCCGTCGCCGACCGGATGCTGCAACGCGTCGCTGCCGATGAGAACCTGCACATGATCTTCTATCGCAATATGTGCAGTGCTGCAATCGATCTCGTGCCAGATCAGGCGTTGGAGGCGATTGCCGCGGTGATCGAGAACTTCCGCATGCCCGGACAGGGCATGCCGAACTTCCGCCGTAACGGTGTGTTGATGGCCAAGCACGGCATTTACGATCCCCGTCAGCATCTCGAAGAGGTCGTCACGCCCAATCTACGGAAGTGGCAGATCTTCGATCGCAGTGATTTCAGTGCCAAGGGGGAACAGCGACGCGAGCAACTCGCCGCGTACGTGGAAGACCTTAAGCGCCAAGTCGTTAAGTTCGAAGAACAGCGCGACCGCATGCTGGCCCGTGAGGCGAAGAAAAGAGAAGCCCGCGCCGGATAG
- a CDS encoding TetR/AcrR family transcriptional regulator: protein MTKDTLLNTLASADPAALRLLDDVDDLTERVLAAAFEQIAVVGWRRSTVDDVAKRAGLSRATVYRRFPNKKALTEAVVYAELRKYMSGVSARVEGRTMTLADRMAESSSYTVEFIIDHPLLRRLLETEPDSILPALTVEAGPLIGTFREFCASLWKNEIYGDAEVSEQMLAHLRTVAELHIRIALSLILTRQTVIGLETPEQARRFALDYLAPMLDTGGDSSM, encoded by the coding sequence GTGACTAAGGACACACTGCTCAATACGCTGGCCTCGGCGGATCCTGCTGCGCTGCGCCTACTCGACGATGTCGACGACCTCACTGAGCGGGTACTGGCCGCTGCCTTCGAACAGATCGCGGTGGTGGGCTGGCGCCGATCGACGGTTGACGACGTGGCCAAGCGTGCTGGGCTGAGCCGTGCGACGGTCTACCGGCGATTTCCGAACAAGAAGGCCCTCACCGAAGCGGTCGTATATGCGGAGCTGCGTAAATACATGAGCGGGGTGTCGGCACGTGTCGAGGGCCGAACGATGACGCTGGCCGATCGGATGGCTGAAAGCTCCTCTTACACGGTTGAATTCATCATCGATCACCCGCTTCTGCGGAGATTGTTGGAAACCGAGCCCGACTCGATATTGCCTGCGCTCACAGTGGAGGCCGGCCCGCTCATCGGGACGTTCCGTGAGTTTTGCGCGAGCCTCTGGAAGAACGAAATCTATGGTGACGCAGAGGTTTCTGAGCAGATGTTGGCTCACTTGCGTACGGTCGCCGAGCTGCATATACGCATAGCCCTGTCCTTGATTCTTACGAGGCAGACGGTGATAGGCCTGGAGACGCCGGAACAGGCGCGCCGGTTCGCGCTGGATTACCTGGCCCCGATGTTGGACACGGGCGGCGATTCTTCGATGTGA
- a CDS encoding DUF4383 domain-containing protein, whose protein sequence is MSRAAFSRYIQDVCASRVQFFTFLMGSWFVSNWALGLMINHDFPLHSTHEMYRASFYAYGVIPVAVNGWHAFFHLATGIALLIGARTRTGAIRYAAVVALVYWAMVAVCIGGGMTVCSVMAVDTVGNWVHSSEGLILALIAASGVVSGNKSAVTPAVPAS, encoded by the coding sequence ATGTCTCGAGCTGCGTTTTCTCGCTACATCCAGGACGTCTGCGCAAGCCGCGTTCAGTTCTTCACGTTCCTCATGGGGTCATGGTTCGTCAGCAACTGGGCGCTTGGACTGATGATCAATCACGACTTTCCGCTGCACTCCACGCACGAGATGTACCGGGCGTCGTTCTACGCGTATGGCGTCATCCCGGTCGCCGTCAACGGCTGGCACGCCTTCTTCCACCTGGCCACCGGTATTGCCCTACTGATTGGCGCCCGCACCCGCACTGGCGCCATCCGCTATGCGGCCGTGGTGGCACTGGTCTACTGGGCAATGGTGGCGGTGTGCATCGGGGGCGGTATGACCGTGTGCAGCGTGATGGCCGTCGATACCGTTGGCAACTGGGTCCACAGCTCTGAAGGGCTGATCCTGGCCCTGATCGCCGCCTCCGGCGTGGTGAGCGGAAACAAGTCAGCCGTAACCCCGGCCGTCCCGGCCTCCTAG
- a CDS encoding cutinase family protein, whose amino-acid sequence MRRAAAAATVFLILLGGNGLQSPQTAYASSCTDIDLAFARGTNEPAGLGDVGKSFTDAVKKQLQGAKGMTISTYGVDYPASIDFIQAGKGSDDLSKHIQKTAADCPKMKFVVGGYAQGAAVVDVLLGNTPPGTYTFTNPLPAGLEQRIVSIVLFGDPKNIRPPGVDANLAIREDLLHKVIDVCNPGDFFCDPQGGDIISHTTYAKDKLTDGAAETVVQRLVAALGNRCPDSRTSDASATCAPSA is encoded by the coding sequence ATGCGCCGCGCGGCAGCGGCCGCCACCGTCTTCTTGATCCTGCTCGGCGGGAACGGGCTGCAATCCCCGCAGACGGCCTACGCCTCGAGTTGCACTGACATTGACCTGGCCTTCGCGCGCGGCACCAACGAGCCCGCGGGCCTCGGCGACGTCGGCAAGTCCTTCACCGATGCGGTGAAGAAGCAGCTGCAGGGCGCCAAGGGGATGACCATCTCCACCTACGGCGTGGACTATCCCGCAAGTATCGATTTCATCCAGGCCGGCAAGGGCTCGGACGATCTGAGCAAGCACATCCAGAAGACGGCTGCCGACTGCCCGAAGATGAAATTCGTCGTCGGGGGCTATGCACAGGGCGCTGCGGTGGTAGACGTGCTGCTGGGTAACACGCCGCCGGGTACCTACACCTTCACCAATCCCCTGCCCGCCGGGCTTGAGCAGCGCATCGTCTCCATTGTTCTCTTCGGTGATCCCAAAAACATTCGACCACCCGGCGTGGACGCCAACCTTGCGATCCGTGAAGACCTGCTGCACAAGGTGATTGACGTCTGCAATCCGGGTGACTTCTTCTGCGACCCGCAAGGCGGGGACATCATCTCGCACACCACCTACGCCAAGGACAAACTCACCGACGGCGCGGCAGAGACGGTGGTCCAGCGGCTGGTCGCCGCACTGGGAAATCGCTGCCCGGACAGCCGGACATCGGACGCCTCCGCGACCTGCGCACCCAGCGCGTAA